In one Umezawaea sp. Da 62-37 genomic region, the following are encoded:
- a CDS encoding VanZ family protein, with amino-acid sequence MLSSYLENIRTGFLAFVGIGALILLPLVALHYYRFGRIEPRRAVVLYGLLAYGLVALALIFLPFPDRANLCTGDQMLSTVPFQWVTDMRANMSAYGRSGIVAMATSTAFVQQAFNAALFVPLGIVLHKAYGKGVLATVFIGLGISLIVEVVQYTGNFGIYPCPYRISDIDDLIANTSGSLLGWMIAPVAIVVPALPEAEESIARPGTVSVPRKALALVADALVFLVVSRLLFPDNAWLQVGLAVVMRIVLPAATGGWTIGSWLMRYRLRRLDGARSDPLRVAVREALGVTGLVAYAVLLSPHLTSWTGFGFDLLAVALVLLGTFAVPAFRRDQLGWHERVAGTRGVLTDRTPVRVAARAQARRTAARRP; translated from the coding sequence ATGCTGAGTTCGTACCTGGAGAACATCCGCACGGGCTTCCTGGCCTTCGTCGGGATCGGCGCGCTGATCCTGCTCCCCCTGGTGGCACTGCACTACTACCGCTTCGGCCGCATCGAGCCGCGCCGCGCGGTGGTGCTGTACGGGTTGCTGGCCTACGGCCTGGTCGCGCTCGCGCTGATCTTCCTGCCGTTCCCCGACCGCGCGAACCTGTGCACCGGCGACCAGATGCTGTCCACCGTGCCGTTCCAGTGGGTCACGGACATGCGCGCCAACATGTCGGCGTACGGCAGGTCCGGCATCGTCGCGATGGCCACGTCGACCGCGTTCGTCCAGCAGGCGTTCAACGCCGCGCTGTTCGTCCCGCTCGGCATCGTGCTGCACAAGGCCTACGGCAAGGGCGTGCTCGCCACGGTCTTCATCGGGCTCGGCATCTCGCTGATCGTGGAAGTCGTGCAGTACACCGGCAACTTCGGCATCTACCCGTGCCCGTACCGGATCTCCGACATCGACGACCTGATCGCCAACACCTCCGGTTCCCTGCTGGGCTGGATGATCGCGCCGGTCGCCATCGTGGTCCCCGCACTGCCCGAGGCCGAGGAGTCGATCGCCAGGCCGGGAACGGTGAGCGTGCCGCGCAAGGCGCTGGCCCTGGTGGCGGACGCGCTGGTGTTCCTGGTCGTGTCCCGGTTGCTGTTCCCGGACAACGCCTGGCTCCAGGTCGGCCTGGCGGTGGTGATGCGGATCGTGCTGCCCGCCGCGACCGGCGGGTGGACGATCGGCAGCTGGCTGATGCGCTACCGGCTGCGCCGCCTCGACGGCGCCCGGTCCGACCCGCTGCGCGTCGCCGTCCGCGAGGCGCTCGGCGTCACCGGACTGGTCGCCTACGCCGTGCTGCTGTCCCCGCACCTGACCAGCTGGACCGGCTTCGGCTTCGACCTGCTCGCCGTGGCGCTGGTGCTCCTCGGCACGTTCGCCGTGCCCGCGTTCCGCCGCGACCAGCTCGGCTGGCACGAACGCGTCGCGGGCACCCGCGGCGTGCTCACCGACCGCACGCCAGTCCGGGTGGCCGCCCGCGCACAGGCCCGCCGCACCGCCGCCCGGCGCCCTTGA
- a CDS encoding PLP-dependent aminotransferase family protein, whose product MGIDWSTRLAARTRTQQDLLGGILALANARGVVNFSGGFPDLALFPTGTVADIARDLLADDAAIALQYAPSEGIESTRHAVADLLLAEQGHRPADDELMITSGGIDAVTLIAKSMLDPGDVVLVEEPSYLGAVSGFAAFDPRLRSVPMDDDGLDVEALAALLASSDVVPKLLYTIPDFQNPSGRLLSAERRTALVELCSRYGVLIVEDVAYRQLGFTAEQHPSLWSLNPDAVVQIGTFSKTFFPGVRLGWAAGPAEIVAHLVVAKQNSDQCAGALGQRMLEEFLRAGHFDAHLPRARELYRGRAAVMLGALAEHFDGLGTWTAPRGGFFTWLRLPGVDTTALAVRAREASVAFVPGAGFFADRVDHEHLRLSFSRVSEPDIDLGVGRLAAVVRTMRGA is encoded by the coding sequence ATGGGCATCGACTGGTCGACGCGGCTCGCGGCGCGCACCCGCACCCAGCAGGACCTGCTCGGCGGCATCCTGGCGCTCGCGAACGCGCGCGGGGTCGTCAACTTCTCCGGCGGGTTCCCCGACCTGGCGCTGTTCCCCACCGGCACCGTCGCGGACATCGCCCGCGACCTGCTGGCCGACGACGCCGCGATCGCGTTGCAGTACGCGCCGAGCGAGGGGATCGAGAGCACCCGCCACGCGGTCGCCGACCTCCTGCTCGCCGAGCAGGGGCACCGGCCCGCCGACGACGAGCTGATGATCACCAGCGGCGGCATCGACGCCGTGACGCTGATCGCGAAGAGCATGCTCGACCCCGGCGACGTGGTGCTGGTCGAGGAGCCGAGCTACCTCGGCGCGGTGTCCGGGTTCGCCGCGTTCGACCCCCGGCTGCGCAGCGTGCCGATGGACGACGACGGCCTGGACGTCGAGGCGCTGGCCGCCCTGCTGGCGTCGTCGGACGTCGTGCCGAAGCTGCTGTACACGATCCCCGACTTCCAGAACCCGAGCGGCCGCCTGCTCTCGGCGGAGCGGCGCACCGCGCTGGTGGAACTGTGCTCGCGGTACGGCGTGCTGATCGTGGAGGACGTCGCCTACCGGCAGCTCGGGTTCACCGCCGAGCAGCACCCCAGCCTGTGGTCGCTGAACCCCGACGCGGTCGTGCAGATCGGCACGTTCTCCAAGACGTTCTTCCCCGGCGTGCGCCTCGGCTGGGCCGCCGGACCGGCTGAGATCGTCGCGCACCTGGTGGTGGCCAAGCAGAACTCCGACCAGTGCGCCGGCGCGCTCGGCCAGCGGATGCTGGAGGAGTTCCTGCGCGCCGGGCACTTCGACGCGCACCTGCCGCGGGCCCGCGAGCTCTACCGCGGCCGGGCGGCGGTGATGCTCGGCGCGCTGGCCGAGCACTTCGACGGCCTCGGCACGTGGACCGCGCCGCGCGGCGGGTTCTTCACCTGGCTGCGCCTGCCCGGCGTCGACACCACCGCGCTCGCCGTGCGAGCGCGGGAGGCGTCGGTGGCGTTCGTGCCGGGCGCGGGGTTCTTCGCCGACCGGGTCGACCACGAGCACCTGCGGCTGTCGTTCAGCCGGGTCAGCGAGCCGGACATCGACCTCGGCGTCGGCAGGCTGGCCGCGGTCGTGCGGACCATGCGCGGGGCATAA